cctaacctgtcctcatatcccaggccctatcctgtcctcatatcccaggccctatcctgtcctcatatcccaggccctatcctgtcctcatatcccaggccctatcctgtcctcatatcccagctcctatcctgtcctcatattcctggccttatcctgtcctcatatcccaggccctatcctgtcctcatatcccaggccctatcctgtcctcatattccaggccctatcctgtcctcattTCCCAGGCCCtaacctgtcctcatatcccaggccctatcctgtcctcatatcccaggccctatcctgtcttcatatcccagctcctaacctgtcctcatatcctaggccctatcctgtcctcatatcccaggccctatcctgtcctcatatcccagctcctaacctgtcctcatatcccaggccctatcccgtcctcatatcccaggccctaacctgtcctcatatcccaggccctatcctgtcctcatatcccaggccctatcctgtcatcatatcccaggccctaacctgtcctcatatcccaggccctaacctgtcctcatatcccaggccctaacctgtcctcatatcccaggccctaacctgtcctcatatcccaggccctaacctgtcctcatatcccaggccctatcctgtcctcatatcccaggccctatcctgtcctcatatcccagctcctaacctgtcctcatatcccaggccctatcctgtcctcatatcccaggccctaacctgtcctcatatcccagctcctaacctgtcctcatatcccaggccctaacctgtcctcatatcccaggccctaacctgtcatcatatcccaggccctatcctgtcctcatatcccagctcctaacctgtcctcatatcccaggccctaacctgtcctcatatcccaggccctaacctgtcctcatatcccaggccctaacctgtcctcatatcccaggccctatcctgtcctcatcCCAGGCCCtaacctgtcctcatatcccaggccctatcctgtcctcatatcctagctcctaacctgtcctcatatcccaggccctaacctttcctcatatcccaggccctaacctgtcctcatatcccaggccctatcctgtcctcatatcccaggccctattctgtcctcatatcccaggccctaacctgtcctcatatcccaggccctatcctgtcctcatatcccaggccctaacctgtcctcatatcccaggccctaacctgtcctcatatcccatataCTTGCTATATGGTCATATAGACTTAACAACCTCTGATAGTTACCTTATCTTTTGGGCTTTTAATTCCTCGTgtatcaccctctctctctctctcccttcttcctcctcctcctctctctctccttgtcttccctccttctctctccctctcttctaacTTCCCCATATTCGCcgcctcctcttctctctcctcgcTTCCTCCCTTTCTTGGCTCttctgattctctctctctctcccttacctcTCTCCCCATTCTTCCTCTTGATAATCTAGACTGAATATAAtacgcagtatatatatatatatatatatatatatatatatatatatatatatatatatatatatatatgtgtgtatatatatatatatatgtatatatatatatatacacacacaggaagtaaAGTAAAGGAAAAGAAGTAAATTAACTGACTGATTTAGAGGAAGGGAGAATGGGGGACTAAAGCAAAAAAGCCCAAAAGAGGGAAGCAGACATGAGGCGGAGGAGAGTGGACAAGGAGACGGTGAAAGGAGGATTGGAGTTAGATAGAGGGAGATAatatagagggagagagaaagaggggtagAAGGCCTGGAGTTTATAAGACATGTCACAGGAAGGGAGGGTGAGATGggaaggaaggtgggagggaagcCTGACCTTCCTAGTGGCCAGGGGAGGGAACGGCTGGGATTTATCTTACACAAAATCGCGCAGGTCATGAGAGAGGCAGTAGTGACCTCAGCAAAGGTGAAGGGTCATTGTGTGTGTGCCCTCGAGGGCTGGCCGagtgggaaggaggaggggatgggagggaagagagggagagttgaaaagagggagaggaagaaggtGAACCAAGGAAAGGGAACCAAGGAAATAGAGTtgtcctcccttctctctctccttcacagaAAATTTAATACTGAATTCATCGCGTTCATGGTTTTCGAGTAACCCTTGAAAgtgcgcgggtaaacggcgggagaaATGTAATGAAACATGCGGGGATATATGAGTATCAGAGGCCAGACGGGGTCAGCCTATGTGTCATGCTGTCAGAATTATTAATATCAATAGTCACACACGATTTTCAGGAAGCGTGTAATGAAATCAGGCACGTAGTTTCCGTAGAGTTGTTTTCGCTTACAACAGGACATTTAGGTCGTTCCCTAAAACAATgtacagttacctgaacaaatatCCAagcttaggttagttaggttaatcTCACACAAGCAGGAGATGTGTGAGATAGGGGATGgcgagagagagggtggagagggcAGAAGAGTGGTCGAGTGAGAGGGGAAAATGAGGGAGAAAGATGGAAGAAATGGGGAAAAAATAGTGGGCAACAGAAAGGTGTAGCAGGAAAGAGAGGGAGCATAGATGAGAGGGAGCTACTTATTAACAAAAAAGATTCGAACTGTTAAATTCGTAAGAGCCACCAGCCCCAGGCCAGAGGGTCCAAGAACGCCTTCAAGACTCTTCCTGAGGCAAGAATGTGAAGCGAAGGACCACATAACCGGCGACTCCAAGAGCGACCATATCcgtgctggtggcggctggtctgTGTCGTCGTAGCTCACGCTAATTGGTTGTCGTCTCCTCGTTGTTCTCCCTCCACGACCACCAGGCTGAGTGGGGTCATCCTGGCACCGGTACAgggccctggggggggggggggtagagttgGTGGCCTTTAGGATGGtactgttagtggccctcaggatgAAACGTTTGACGTGTGGGGGACCAtcaatacaagcctaaagtaaatatacacacacaggcctcctgtccccgacaaaacggATTATATAGCGGTTTACTGAACACTTGAACAACAGAGAATGGTTGCAGGGTTGTTAAGACGGACAATTAAGTTGCAATTAAGACAGCAACGCAGTCAATCCTTCAATTAGATCAATTTATTCAATGTATAGATAAATTTATACAATGTATAGATAAATTTATTCAATGTATAGATAAATTTATTCAATGTATAGATAAATTTATTCAATGTATAGATAAATTTATTCAATGTATAGATAAATTTATTCAATGTATAGATAAATTTATTCAATTTATAGATaaatttattcaatttatatatCTATTGCAGCTCATATTGGGGGTTACCGAGCGCTCGGCCAAGAGGGAAGATGGTCGTAGTGATTTTATCACACCAATCTATAATTGCGCAAATATATATCTTTGCAACGTTGCAAGCAGCAACTGCTTGCCTGTTGCATCTCGTAGTCAATTGTAATTACAAGTCAGGATGTCATTAAGTGATTCAGAATATAATTAGTATTTCAGAATGATCATTAGCCATTAGTAATTATTCAGATGATACGAAATCCTCCACTAAGCCTAAATGTGTCCACCCGaggaatataatctatataaaacaaatgaaacaaagacaGAAACAAACCAACAAACACATATTCAAACACGGAGACACAGAGACAAACGTGTAAACATAAAGAGTGCAATAACCATTGCAAGATATTAAGAGAAATTTAGAGTGAAGACGATTAGGCAATTTTCAATATGAGAAACGATTTGGCCAGAGGACacggatgaggcaggaccagaggacacgggtgaggcaggaccagaggacacggatgaggcaggaccagaggacacgggtgaggcaggaccagaggacacgggtgaggcaggaccagaggacacgggtgaggcaggaccagaggacacggatgaggcaggaccagaggacacgggtgaggcaggaccagaggacacgggtgaggcaggaccagaggacacggatgaggcaggaccagaggacacgggtgaggcaggaccagaggacacgggtgaggcaggaccagaggacacgggtgaggcaggaccagaggacacgggtgaggcaggaccagaggacacgggtgaaagctggagacacagatgaagcaggaccagaggacacgggtggaagctggagacacagatgaggcaggactagaggacacgggtggaagctggagacacagatgaggcaggaccagaggacacgggtggaagctggagacacagatgaggcaggactagaggacacgggtggaagctggagacacagatgaggcaggaccagaggacacgggtggaaggtggagacacagatgagacaggaccagaggacacgggtggaagctggtgacacagatgaggcaggaccagaggacacgggtggaagctggagacacagatgaggcaggaccagaggacacgggtggaagctggggacacagatgaggcaggaccagaggacacgggtggaagctggagacacagatgaggcaggaccagaggacacgggtggatgctggagacacagatgaggcaggaccagaggacacgggtggaagctggagacacagatgagacaggaccagaggacacgggtggaagctggagacacagatgaggcaggaccagaggatacgggtggatgctggagacacagatgaggcaggaccagaggacacgggtggaagctggagacacagatgaggcaggaccagaggacacgggtggaagctggggacacagatgaggcaggaccagaggacacgggtggaagctagaGACAcatatgaggcaggaccagaggacacgggtggatgctggagacacagatgagacaggaccagaggacacgggtggaagctggagacacagatgaggcaggaccagaggacacgggtggaagctggacacagatgaggcaagaccagaggacacgggtggaagctggagacacagatgaggcaggaccagaggacacgggtggatgctggagacacagatgaggcaggaccagaggacacaggtggatgctggagacacagatgaggcaggaccagaggacacgggtggaagctagagacacagatgaggcaggaccagaggacacgggtggaagctagagacacagatgaggcaggaccagaggacacgggtggaagctagagacacagatgaggcaggaccagaggacacgggtggaagctagagacacagatgaggcaggaccagaggacacgggtggaagctagagacacagatgaggcaggaccagaggacacgggtggaagctagagacacagatgagacaggaccagaggacacgggtggaagctagaGACACAGACTTCTTTTTACTTTGCACAACACGTGAAAATACTTTAGtaactctctctcctttcatcttCAACTTAATGGTCCTGAACAGCTAGCTACACAGCCGTTAATAGCCTCAAAGCACTTACAGTTTCTCTCAGAAAAATAGTCTTGGCTTAATATCAAATAATTAGAACCTTAAAACCTCATTTACGTGAATAACTTCAAACTGTCGTTGTCTCATCGAAATTGTCGACCTGCTTTTGTTTTTAGTTCTTTTGCGAACAATGaacaaattaattaaaaaaaacgtgtacGAACTGGTTATATTACAACACATTGGTACACGGTCAAGGGTTGCTTGTTTTTAAGGCCTCGAACCATGGACAAGTAAGAGTAGCTGACAGTCCACTTTAGCTGAAGGTACAACTCGGACCTTTCTTCTCAACCTTCTACGGAGGTGGAGAAAAAAAGTCCAAGCTGGAGAAGACAGTCCTAACTGGAGCTGAAAGTCCAAGCTGAGGGGCATGTCGTCTCTATATAAGGCAGATCCAGCTTGAAGAAAAGGTCCGCCATAAGTCCTACagttttcataaaaaaaaatatttttttgaggTTGTTCGCTCTCCAGAGACTAAATTTTATCATTGTCACTGATGGTGAAATTTCCGTCTAATGGAATCAATGTCAAAAGTGTAAAGAAGTTGCCATAATCTCTATTTGTAAGTTTGTGGTAATGTTTATCTGTCTGTTTGAATGTGTTTATGTGCATAAATGTGTTTGTCTGACTGTCTCTTTGTTTGAATATTTAATTGTTTGGGTGTCTCTTTGTTTGAATATGTTTGTTTCTTTGTCGATTtgtttgaataattttttttatatcctgtttaaaaatatatgtttgtttGCATGTCCCCTTGTTTGAATATGTGTTTCTTTGCATGTCCCCTTGTTTGAATATGTGTTTGTTTGCATGTCCCCTTGTTTGAATATGTGTTTGTTTGCATGTCCCCTTGTTTGAATATGTGTTTGTTTGCATGTCCCCTTGTTTGAATATGTGTTTGTTTGCATGTCCCCTTGTTTGAATATGTGTTTGTTTGCATGTCCCCTTGTTTCAATATGTGTATCTTTGCCTATTCCTTAATTTAAATAAGTGTTTAACTATCTGCCTTCAtcattttatttttataattGGCAAAATctatttactttattttattcAATATTCCCGGGTTTTCCGGATCCTTTATGCTAGCCAGCTCACATTAGCAATCATTGTCAGACATTAGGGACGCAACATGCTGGCATTTGTAAACATTAGTTTGCAAGCATTTGCAAATCCCAGCCACTTGTTTCAACAGCCAACAGTTTCACAACGTCCAACTAAGTGAAAATCCTGAACAGTAAATTGACAATCCAGGACAATGGTTTGAGAATCTAGAACAATTGTTTGAGAATCTGGAACAATGGTTTGAGAATCTAGAACAATGGTTTGAGAATCTAGAACAATGGTTTGAGAATCTAGAACAATGGTTTGAGAATCTAGAACAATGGTTTGAGAATCTGGAACAATGGTTTGAGAATCTAGAACAATGGTTTGAGAATCTAGAACAATGGTTTGAGAATCTAGATCAATGGTTTGAGAATCTAGAACAATGGTTTGAGAATCTAGAACAATGGTTTGAGAATCTAGAACAATGGTTTGAGAATCTAGAACAATGGTTTGAGAATCTAGATCAATGGTTTGAGAATCTAGAACAATGGTTTGAGAATCTAGAACAATGGTTTGAGAATCTGGAACAATGGTTTGAGAATCTAGAACAATGGTTTGAGAATCTAGAACAATGGTTTGAGAATCTAGAACAATTGTTTGAGAATCTAGAACAATGGTTTGAGAATCTGGAACAATGGTTTGAGAATCTAGAACAATGGTTTGAGAATCTAGAACAATGGTTTGAGAATCTAGATCAATGGTTTGAGAATCTAGAACAATGGTTTGAGAATCTAGAACAATTGTTTGAGAATCTAGAACAATTGTTTGAGAATCTAGAACAATTGTTTGAGAATCTAGAACAATGGTTTGAGAATCTGGAACAATGGTTTGAGAATCTAGATCAATGGTTTGAGAATCTAGAACAATGGTTTGAGAATCTAGAACAATTGTTTGAGAATCTCGGACAATTGTTTGAGAATCTAGAACAATTGTTTGAGAATCTAGAATAATTGTTTGAGAATCTAGAACAATGGTTTGAGAATCTAGAATAATTGTTTGAGAATCTAGAACAATGGTTTGAGAATCTAGAATAATTGAGAGTCTAGAACAATTGTTTGAGAATCTAGAACAATGGGTTGAGAATCTAGAACAATGGTTTGAGAATCTAGACTAGCTGTTTGAACCTTCAAGCCAGTTGTTTGAGAATCCAAATAAGTTGCTTGAGCGTCGAAGCCAGTTGTTTAACAACCCAAACTAGTTGTTAAAGCCTCCAATCCAGTTAGAGGATAATTCAGAACACCTGTTCAAGAATCCATGGCCAGGAATCTTAGAATCAAAATAAGATCTTTGAGGTCAGGGATGAATTTGTGTAATTCTTGAGGTAAAAGCTTAGAAAAATCTACATCAAATTCTCTCGAATTCTGACCAAGTTATTTGTCAACATAATTCTTCCATTACCTTCCCGATCACCTTTCCAGGAGCTGCCTTAAGGGTACCAACTTAACCAGGAGCTTCAGAAGCTATACTGCTCCCTGTTGACCTCTTAGGCAGCCAGTGTTGCCTGCTGTTGGCCTCTTAGGCAGCCAGTGTTGCCTGCTGTTGGCCTCTTAGGCAGCCAGTGTTGCCTGCTGTTGGCCTCTTAGGCAGCCAGTATTGCCTGCTGTTGACCTCTTAGGCAGCCAGTGATGCCTGCTGTTGACCTCTTAGGCAACCAGTGTTGCCTGCTGTTGACCTCTTATACAGCCAGTGTTGCCTGCTGTTGGCCTCTTAGGCAACCAGTGTTGCCTGCTGTTGACCTCTTAGGCAGCCAGTGTTGCCTGCTGTTGGCCTCTTAGGCAGCCAGTGTTGCCTGCTGTTgacatcttacgacactggataCGAGGTCTGCCGATCCACACCCACTAAAGCCCGTGGCGCAAGTCTTAAATCGCTTTCCAAGACTTCTTAACAAGTCTTATTTAGAAAATTCACTCCTCGACAATTATAGAAGTCTGAAGGCAATGCCCCTGTGTACGAAAGCTTTAAAAAACAGACCGACTCGTATAATGACTTCAATACTTAATTGGGCTAGCTCTAAGCCTCGTTTACTGAAGTCATTAACGCTTCCCTCGCTAGCTGGCGCTGTTTAACGAGCCATTATGTACTTTTCAACCCCACTTACCTTCGTCTTAATGGCTGTCAAGACAGCTGTTTAAGTAACAGGGTAGTTGAGTCCATAAACAATGGCCGCTGGGCTTAaaactgacctctgacctctcgTTAAACCCCCCCGCTTCGTTTAATAGACCTACTTTGTTTAAAGGGTCTTTGTATCCTCTGGAAGCTAAGCTACGCTGTTTTAATGGACCATTTGGTATTCCGAATTATTCAAAATAATAATACACATTTATATCAACCAAAAGATAGCGAAAAGATATTTAGGACAAATATACACGCAAATTATAGAGACCCGgtgagagaccgggccgcggggacgttgatcctcggaaccagacCAAGGCGAGCAATACAAAATGGAGGTGGAGCGTATACTCACATTATTTTATGTTCTGCAAGTGTACTTGTGAACCATTGAAGGAACAAGATCAAAAGTCCTATATAATACCCTAAAAGTCCTTTATAATACCCTAAAAGTCCGATATAATACCCTAAAAGTTCTATATAATACCCTAAAAGTCCTATATAATACCCTAAAAGTCCTATATAATACCCTAAAAGTCCTATATAATACCCTAAAAGTCCTATATATTACCCTAAAAGTCCTATATAATACCCTAAAAGTCCTATATAATACCCTAAGAGTCCTATATAATACCCTAAAAGTCCTATATAATACCCTAAGAGTCCTATATAATACCCTAAAAGTCCTATATATTACCCTAAAAGTCCTATATATTACCCTAAAAGTCCTATATAATACCCTAAAAGTCCTATATAATACCCTAAAAGTCCTATATAATACCCTAAAAGTCCTATATAATACCCTAAAAGTCCTATATAATACCCTAAAAGTCCTATATATTACCCTAAAAGTCCTATATAATACCCTAAAAGTCCTATATAATACCCTAAAAGTCCTATATAATACCCTAAAAGTCCTATATAATACCCTAAAAGTCCTATATAATACCCTAAAAGTCCTATATAATACCCTAAAAGTCCTATATAATACCCTAAAAGTCCTATATAATACCCTAAAAGTTCTATATAATACCCTAAAAGTCCTATATAATACCCTAAAAGTCCTATATATTACCCTAAAAGTCCTATATAATAGTTGAAAGTCCTATATAATACCCTAAAAGTCCTATATAATACCCTAAAAGTCCTATATATTACCCTAAAAGTCCTATATAATACCCTAAAAGTCCTATATAATACCCTAAAAGTTCTATATAATACCCTAAAAGTCCTATATAATACCCTAAAAGTCCTATATAATAGTTGAAAGTCCCTGTATCCATATTATATAACCTTTACTTGACATTCTCTACCCAGAGTTGCCACACACTCCCTATAGTTGCCACACACTCCCTATAGTTGCCACACACTCCCTATAGTTGCCACACACTCCCCATAGTTGCCACACACTCCCTATAGTTGCCACACACTCCCTATAGTTGCCACACACTCCCCATAGTTGCCACACACTCCCTATAGTTGCCACACACTCCCTATAGTTGCCACACACTCCCTATAGTTGCCACACACTCCCTATAGTTGCCACACACTCCCCACAGTTGCCACACACTCCCCACAGTTGCCACACACTCCCCACAGTTGCCACACACTCCCCACAGTTGCCACACACTCCCCACAGTTGCCACACACTCCCTATAGTTGCCACACACTCCCCACAGTTGCCACACACTCCCTATAGTTGCCACACACTCCCCACAGTTGCCACACACTCCCCACAGTTGCCACACACTCCCCACAGTTGCCACACACTCCCTATAGTTGCCACACACTCCCCACAGTTGCCACACACTCCCTATAGTTGCCACACACTCCCCACAGTTGCCACACACTCCCCACAGTTGCCACACACTCCCCACAGTTGCCATATGGCTATTAAACCGTGCCATGACGTTATTCTCATTACACTAAGACCATCACCTTCCCAGAAAACACATTTTACCCACAAAGCTTTTCCTACGTTCTTAAAACATTGTACCAACGTAACTCTAGCTAAACTCGGGTTGCCATGAGgttgtggttgtggctgggggttgccACAGGTGCCGGGGCAAGCCAGTGATGaggtgggggggttgggggtggcCTCTTCTAAGATGCAGGGCAGGTTTTATGAGGTACTCAAGCTGCCGCTCCCTACAAGACAATGGACCAGAAGTGACCACCAACTTTCATCTGAAGTGTTTTTTGAGATGTCTGTGGGTGATTtagatgagggagagagagacagagagagagagggaaagaaaggGAGGGAATGACGGGAAAGCGGGAAAAAGATAGAGTGAAAGAAAGCGAGAATGAGGGAAAGAgtaagagagggaaagagagaaagagaggaaacaaggaaagagaaagaggaaaagaaagagagaacgagagaaagagggaaagaggaaaagaaagagagagaacgagagaaagagggaaagagggaaagtagaaaagaaagagagagaacgaaagagggaaagagggaaaaaaagagggaaagaaagaggggaaaaagagagaaagaggggaaagagggaaagagtaaacaataacatcaacAATAATATGAGAGCATCACCAATACTCCAGACCATCTCCTGGTTACATAGTCCGTTGAGTAACTATGTGCTAACAACATAGTACGAAGATTGACGTACTAAGCCATTAGATAGTAGAATATTGTACTATTCATTTTATAGAGTACGAAAAATatgaaggtaaaaaaaaaaaacatacatatatatattcctaggcttagtatagcCCACATATATACTATAATAGGCCTAGGATACAGTTTATTAGGCCTATGAAGGTTAGGGTAGATACTTTGTCTTTGGAACATAAATAGAAAGTCTTTTACAGTTTGTCTAAATTTAATACTACCGATttgtactttctaattgcgtagtatgtcggtatatgtactatgatgCTCactgttactataagtactatctttacggggggggggggggtgaatactTGACCACTCATCAATTTTCTCCTCCGTCTCATCAACTCTTCAGGGTTGAAATTAGTGGAGATACTTTGCACCCCCACgcctcccccacacctcccccacgcCTCCCTTCCACGCCTTCCCCCCACGCCTCCCTTCCACGCCTCCCCCCCACGcctcacccccacacctcacccccacGCCTCCCCCACGCCTCCCCCCCACGCCTCCTCCACGcctcccccacacctcacccccacacctcacccccacGCCTTCCCCACGCCTTCCCCACGCCTCCCCCACGCCTCCCCCCACGCCTCCCCCCCCACGcctcacccccacacctcacccccacGCCTCCCCCACGCCTCCCCCCCACgcctcccccacacctccccccacacctcacccccacGCCTCCCCCCACGCCTCCTCCCCGCCTCC
The window above is part of the Procambarus clarkii isolate CNS0578487 chromosome 84, FALCON_Pclarkii_2.0, whole genome shotgun sequence genome. Proteins encoded here:
- the LOC138358580 gene encoding zonadhesin-like, whose amino-acid sequence is MVGTLFPQALVRGEFMTWSLTTDLLLDVWTKIDSQTIVLDSQTIILDSQTIVLDSQTIILDSQTIVLDSQTIVRDSQTIVLDSQTIVLDSQTIDLDSQTIVPDSQTIVLDSQTIVLDSQTIVLDSQTIVLDSQTIVLDSQTIDLDSQTIVLDSQTIVLDSQTIVPDSQTIVLDSQTIVLDSQTIVLDSQTIVLDSQTIVPDSQTIVLDSQTIVLDSQTIDLDSQTIVLDSQTIVLDSQTIVLDSQTIVLDSQTIDLDSQTIVLDSQTIVLDSQTIVPDSQTIVLDSQTIVLDSQTIVLDSQTIVLDSQTIVPDSQTIVLDSQTIVLDCQFTVQDFHLVGRCETVGC